A region from the Aphis gossypii isolate Hap1 chromosome 1, ASM2018417v2, whole genome shotgun sequence genome encodes:
- the LOC126549212 gene encoding uncharacterized protein LOC126549212 isoform X2 — MAPSKSSKQELTRARVARDAALNSIRKIHALAMEADTDEHKRPIFFARHGTLERAVKSFEAEQGNVLSSLVELNRSDEFTSSDLEITEDMEKMCGEIQVVFSKLRGYPSITHQGAIVERENTYNSRASLSLPKIELPKFDGSLLNWCAFRDMFTSLVHENRSITDIERFHYLVSCLSGSALNIVKSVPLTSDNYVIAWCALRDRYDNKRLLATAHCDKLFSFERLQRESVSSLSSFVNTFRENVAALKALGVVDLSGFLLFYIGARVIDPDTRRLFEASVPQESIPKLDELLDFAANRCKILENVGANTGTLSVGNSSSRKGKGGQTSVKTSLSTTATAKNKCAFCDRDHPLFRCLMFKRKSVAERREFVIKKELCFVCLRPDHEANSCKSAYLCKTCEGRHSVLLHLDSKHKGSGKTSTPNAMEISKPIESTTDQNCTATNFSGAVKSDVSVVLATAIVRIRDQSGELVPVRALLDTGSQISAITNQCAIQLGLPRHKGRVEVSGLAQQPVRTVKGSTNCSFVPLLYDAPQISATNIVILPKITALMPNQKLPISIRERYGHLPLADPDFDVPGSVDMLIGGDLYPFILQSRSDIVHSPGLPSALNTQFGWVIVGAIEGSREYSTASSLVVHAASDNQNIGELLQRFWEVEELDINHSPSTEDEACERHFQETVSRDCNGRFHVALPFKSIISSSMDKGNTKHDAHSLGLGSSRALALNRLYNLERRLSKDEELYNAYRDFMDEYIALGHMKLAERTGEYFIPHHAVVKRKENDIKIRVVFDTSAPSSSGRSLNDCLATGSKLQTDIGDILLRCRFYKYIFIADIVKMYRQIFVRKEDRVYQHILWRRSPHEQLEQDNGPEFPLTRQFLRSYTYVDDIIAGADTREGILKVQCQVVGLLQKGCFQLSKWASNCPEVLEGIAKEDCASNPYYEPHSGLAIKILGLYWDPYGDTFGYRSNITEMQPTKRSVLSVLARLYDPIGTLGPMVFWAKCLMQELWRQGLN; from the exons atGGCACCTTCAAAATCTTCGAAACAAGAATTAACGCGAGCACGCGTCGCAAGGGACGCGGCGTTAAATTCAATACGGAAAATACATGCACTGGCTATGGAAGCGGACACGGATGAGCATAAACGACCAATATTTTTCGCACGTCACGGGACATTAGAACGTGCGGTTAAGTCGTTTGAAGCGGAGCAAGGAAATGTTCTTTCTTCACTGGTTGAATTAAACAGGTCTGACGAATTTACAAGTTCAGATTTAGAAATTACTGAGGACATGGAAAAAATGTGCGGAGAAATTCAAGTGGTGTTTTCGAAATTACGTGGATATCCTTCAATTACACATCAAGGTGCAATCGTAGAACGcgaaaatacgtataattctCGTGCATCGCTGTCGTTGCCGAAGATTGAGCTTCCAAAATTCGACGGTAGTCTTTTAAATTGGTGCGCGTTTCGCGATATGTTCACGTCACTAGTGCATGAAAATCGGTCAATAACGGATATAGAGCGCTTTCATTATTTGGTGTCATGCTTATCAGGATCGGCCTTGAACATTGTCAAATCAGTTCCACTAACCTCAGATAATTATGTAATCGCCTGGTGTGCGCTTCGGGATCGTTATGATAACAAGCGACTTCTTGCTACAGCACattgtgataaattattttcatttgaacGTTTACAACGGGAATCGGTATCCTCGTTATCATCTTTTGTTAATACTTTTCGTGAGAATGTGGCTGCGCTAAAGGCACTTGGTGTTGTTGATTTGTCTGGATTCTTGCTATTCTACATCGGAGCCCGCGTCATTGATCCTGATACTCGTCGATTATTTGAAGCAAGTGTACCTCAAGAAAGCATACCGAAGCTGGATGAACTGTTGGATTTTGCTGCGAATCGGTGTAAGATTTTAGAAAACGTTGGCGCTAACACGGGTACACTGTCAGTGGGCAACAGTAGTTCTAGAAAGGGCAAGGGCGGCCAGACGTCCGTGAAGACTTCATTATCGACTACTGCCACTGCCAAGAACAAATGTGCGTTTTGCGATCGTGATCACCCGTTGTTTCGATGTTTAATGTTCAAGAGGAAATCGGTCGCCGAACGGCGGGAGTTTGTCATTAAGAAagaattatgttttgtttgtcTACGTCCGGATCATGAAGCAAACTCCTGTAAGTCGGCGTACTTGTGCAAAACTTGTGAAGGACGACACAGTGTATTACTCCATTTAGATTCAAAACATAAGGGTTCAGGGAAAACATCAACACCTAATGCAATGGAAATTTCAAAACCGATTGAAAGCACCACGGATCAGAACTGTACAGCTACTAACTTTTCAGGCGCTGTGAAATCGGATGTTAGTGTTGTACTGGCTACGGCGATAGTGAGAATACGAGACCAATCTGGTGAGCTGGTGCCAGTGCGAGCTTTATTAGATACTGGATCACAAATTTCGGCCATTACCAATCAGTGTGCGATCCAACTTGGTTTACCACGTCACAAGGGACGAGTAGAGGTTAGTGGTCTGGCACAGCAGCCCGTACGAACTGTTAAGGGTTCAACCAATTGTAGCTTTGTTCCTTTGTTGTATGATGCACCGCAAATATCGGCCACcaacattgtaatattaccAAAAATCACCGCTCTTATGCCGAATCAAAAATTACCCATTTCAATTCGTGAGCGATACGGGCATCTTCCACTCGCTGACCCCGATTTTGATGTACCAGGTTCAGTAGACATGCTGATTGGAGGGGATTTATATCCATTCATCTTGCAATCGCGATCGGATATTGTCCATAGTCCCGGTCTGCCGTCAGCCTTGAACACACAGTTTGGTTGGGTAATAGTCGGAGCCATAGAAGGGTCAAGAGAATACTCTACGGCTTCATCGTTGGTGGTTCATGCGGCATcagataatcaaaatataggtGAGCTTTTACAGCGATTTTGGGAAGTTGAAGAACTTGATATAAACCATAGCCCAAGCACAGAAGATGAAGCATGTGAAAGACATTTTCAAGAAACAGTATCGCGGGATTGTAATGGAAGATTCCATGTTGCTTTGCCTTTCAAATCCATAATTTCTAGTTCAATGGATAAGGGAAATACAAAGCATGACGCTCATTCATTAGGCCTAGGATCGTCCCGGGCATTAGCTCTGAATCGCTTATATAATCTTGAACGTCGCCTAAGTAAGGACGAAGAGCTATATAACGCCTATCGTGATTTTATGGATGAATATATTGCACTAGGCCATATGAAGTTGGCTGAACGCACCGGAGAATATTTCATACCACATCACGCAGTTGTAAAACGGAAGgagaatgatataaaaattcgaGTTGTTTTTGATACCTCCGCCCCTTCTTCGTCGGGACGTTCTCTGAACGACTGCTTAGCAACTGGGTCTAAATTGCAAACCGATATCGGTGACATCTTGTTGCGTTGTCGAttctataagtacatattcaTAGCGGACATAGTTAAGATGTATCGACAAATATTCGTTCGAAAAGAAGACCGTGTTTACCAACACATTCTTTGGAGACGTTCACCACACGAGCAA TTGGAACAAGATAATGGTCCAGAATTTCCATTGACAAGGCAATTTCTGCGGTCATATACCTATGTGGATGACATTATTGCAGGGGCCGATACAAGGGAAGGCATATTGAAGGTGCAATGTCAAGTCGTTGGGTTGTTACAGAAAGGCTGTTTTCAGCTCAGTAAATGGGCCAGTAATTGCCCCGAAGTATTGGAAGGCATTGCGAAGGAGGACTGCGCCAGTAACCCATACTATGAACCTCATTCTGGACtggctataaaaatattgggaCTTTACTGGGACCCGTATGGAGATACATTCGGATACAGGTCAAATATTACAGAGATGCAACCTACAAAGCGATCAGTACTATCAGTCCTCGCTCGATTATATGATCCCATTGGAACATTAGGCCCAATGGTTTTCTGGGCTAAGTGCCTAATGCAAGAGCTATGGCGCCAAGGACTGAACTAG
- the LOC126549212 gene encoding uncharacterized protein LOC126549212 isoform X1 yields the protein MAPSKSSKQELTRARVARDAALNSIRKIHALAMEADTDEHKRPIFFARHGTLERAVKSFEAEQGNVLSSLVELNRSDEFTSSDLEITEDMEKMCGEIQVVFSKLRGYPSITHQGAIVERENTYNSRASLSLPKIELPKFDGSLLNWCAFRDMFTSLVHENRSITDIERFHYLVSCLSGSALNIVKSVPLTSDNYVIAWCALRDRYDNKRLLATAHCDKLFSFERLQRESVSSLSSFVNTFRENVAALKALGVVDLSGFLLFYIGARVIDPDTRRLFEASVPQESIPKLDELLDFAANRCKILENVGANTGTLSVGNSSSRKGKGGQTSVKTSLSTTATAKNKCAFCDRDHPLFRCLMFKRKSVAERREFVIKKELCFVCLRPDHEANSCKSAYLCKTCEGRHSVLLHLDSKHKGSGKTSTPNAMEISKPIESTTDQNCTATNFSGAVKSDVSVVLATAIVRIRDQSGELVPVRALLDTGSQISAITNQCAIQLGLPRHKGRVEVSGLAQQPVRTVKGSTNCSFVPLLYDAPQISATNIVILPKITALMPNQKLPISIRERYGHLPLADPDFDVPGSVDMLIGGDLYPFILQSRSDIVHSPGLPSALNTQFGWVIVGAIEGSREYSTASSLVVHAASDNQNIGELLQRFWEVEELDINHSPSTEDEACERHFQETVSRDCNGRFHVALPFKSIISSSMDKGNTKHDAHSLGLGSSRALALNRLYNLERRLSKDEELYNAYRDFMDEYIALGHMKLAERTGEYFIPHHAVVKRKENDIKIRVVFDTSAPSSSGRSLNDCLATGSKLQTDIGDILLRCRFYKYIFIADIVKMYRQIFVRKEDRVYQHILWRRSPHEQVQEYELCTVTYGINSAPFLAIRCLLQLEQDNGPEFPLTRQFLRSYTYVDDIIAGADTREGILKVQCQVVGLLQKGCFQLSKWASNCPEVLEGIAKEDCASNPYYEPHSGLAIKILGLYWDPYGDTFGYRSNITEMQPTKRSVLSVLARLYDPIGTLGPMVFWAKCLMQELWRQGLN from the coding sequence atGGCACCTTCAAAATCTTCGAAACAAGAATTAACGCGAGCACGCGTCGCAAGGGACGCGGCGTTAAATTCAATACGGAAAATACATGCACTGGCTATGGAAGCGGACACGGATGAGCATAAACGACCAATATTTTTCGCACGTCACGGGACATTAGAACGTGCGGTTAAGTCGTTTGAAGCGGAGCAAGGAAATGTTCTTTCTTCACTGGTTGAATTAAACAGGTCTGACGAATTTACAAGTTCAGATTTAGAAATTACTGAGGACATGGAAAAAATGTGCGGAGAAATTCAAGTGGTGTTTTCGAAATTACGTGGATATCCTTCAATTACACATCAAGGTGCAATCGTAGAACGcgaaaatacgtataattctCGTGCATCGCTGTCGTTGCCGAAGATTGAGCTTCCAAAATTCGACGGTAGTCTTTTAAATTGGTGCGCGTTTCGCGATATGTTCACGTCACTAGTGCATGAAAATCGGTCAATAACGGATATAGAGCGCTTTCATTATTTGGTGTCATGCTTATCAGGATCGGCCTTGAACATTGTCAAATCAGTTCCACTAACCTCAGATAATTATGTAATCGCCTGGTGTGCGCTTCGGGATCGTTATGATAACAAGCGACTTCTTGCTACAGCACattgtgataaattattttcatttgaacGTTTACAACGGGAATCGGTATCCTCGTTATCATCTTTTGTTAATACTTTTCGTGAGAATGTGGCTGCGCTAAAGGCACTTGGTGTTGTTGATTTGTCTGGATTCTTGCTATTCTACATCGGAGCCCGCGTCATTGATCCTGATACTCGTCGATTATTTGAAGCAAGTGTACCTCAAGAAAGCATACCGAAGCTGGATGAACTGTTGGATTTTGCTGCGAATCGGTGTAAGATTTTAGAAAACGTTGGCGCTAACACGGGTACACTGTCAGTGGGCAACAGTAGTTCTAGAAAGGGCAAGGGCGGCCAGACGTCCGTGAAGACTTCATTATCGACTACTGCCACTGCCAAGAACAAATGTGCGTTTTGCGATCGTGATCACCCGTTGTTTCGATGTTTAATGTTCAAGAGGAAATCGGTCGCCGAACGGCGGGAGTTTGTCATTAAGAAagaattatgttttgtttgtcTACGTCCGGATCATGAAGCAAACTCCTGTAAGTCGGCGTACTTGTGCAAAACTTGTGAAGGACGACACAGTGTATTACTCCATTTAGATTCAAAACATAAGGGTTCAGGGAAAACATCAACACCTAATGCAATGGAAATTTCAAAACCGATTGAAAGCACCACGGATCAGAACTGTACAGCTACTAACTTTTCAGGCGCTGTGAAATCGGATGTTAGTGTTGTACTGGCTACGGCGATAGTGAGAATACGAGACCAATCTGGTGAGCTGGTGCCAGTGCGAGCTTTATTAGATACTGGATCACAAATTTCGGCCATTACCAATCAGTGTGCGATCCAACTTGGTTTACCACGTCACAAGGGACGAGTAGAGGTTAGTGGTCTGGCACAGCAGCCCGTACGAACTGTTAAGGGTTCAACCAATTGTAGCTTTGTTCCTTTGTTGTATGATGCACCGCAAATATCGGCCACcaacattgtaatattaccAAAAATCACCGCTCTTATGCCGAATCAAAAATTACCCATTTCAATTCGTGAGCGATACGGGCATCTTCCACTCGCTGACCCCGATTTTGATGTACCAGGTTCAGTAGACATGCTGATTGGAGGGGATTTATATCCATTCATCTTGCAATCGCGATCGGATATTGTCCATAGTCCCGGTCTGCCGTCAGCCTTGAACACACAGTTTGGTTGGGTAATAGTCGGAGCCATAGAAGGGTCAAGAGAATACTCTACGGCTTCATCGTTGGTGGTTCATGCGGCATcagataatcaaaatataggtGAGCTTTTACAGCGATTTTGGGAAGTTGAAGAACTTGATATAAACCATAGCCCAAGCACAGAAGATGAAGCATGTGAAAGACATTTTCAAGAAACAGTATCGCGGGATTGTAATGGAAGATTCCATGTTGCTTTGCCTTTCAAATCCATAATTTCTAGTTCAATGGATAAGGGAAATACAAAGCATGACGCTCATTCATTAGGCCTAGGATCGTCCCGGGCATTAGCTCTGAATCGCTTATATAATCTTGAACGTCGCCTAAGTAAGGACGAAGAGCTATATAACGCCTATCGTGATTTTATGGATGAATATATTGCACTAGGCCATATGAAGTTGGCTGAACGCACCGGAGAATATTTCATACCACATCACGCAGTTGTAAAACGGAAGgagaatgatataaaaattcgaGTTGTTTTTGATACCTCCGCCCCTTCTTCGTCGGGACGTTCTCTGAACGACTGCTTAGCAACTGGGTCTAAATTGCAAACCGATATCGGTGACATCTTGTTGCGTTGTCGAttctataagtacatattcaTAGCGGACATAGTTAAGATGTATCGACAAATATTCGTTCGAAAAGAAGACCGTGTTTACCAACACATTCTTTGGAGACGTTCACCACACGAGCAAGTACAGGAATATGAGTTGTGCACTGTTACCTATGGTATAAATTCAGCACCGTTTTTAGCAATTCGCTGTCTTCTCCAGTTGGAACAAGATAATGGTCCAGAATTTCCATTGACAAGGCAATTTCTGCGGTCATATACCTATGTGGATGACATTATTGCAGGGGCCGATACAAGGGAAGGCATATTGAAGGTGCAATGTCAAGTCGTTGGGTTGTTACAGAAAGGCTGTTTTCAGCTCAGTAAATGGGCCAGTAATTGCCCCGAAGTATTGGAAGGCATTGCGAAGGAGGACTGCGCCAGTAACCCATACTATGAACCTCATTCTGGACtggctataaaaatattgggaCTTTACTGGGACCCGTATGGAGATACATTCGGATACAGGTCAAATATTACAGAGATGCAACCTACAAAGCGATCAGTACTATCAGTCCTCGCTCGATTATATGATCCCATTGGAACATTAGGCCCAATGGTTTTCTGGGCTAAGTGCCTAATGCAAGAGCTATGGCGCCAAGGACTGAACTAG